A DNA window from Methylobacterium sp. NMS14P contains the following coding sequences:
- the infC gene encoding translation initiation factor IF-3 gives MPAPQKDGPRANRDIRGVREVQLIDDTGQNRGVVPFFDALNLAEEAGLDLVEIAPNSVPPVCKLLDYGRFRFNEQKKQNEARKRQKTVEVKEIKLRPGIDKHDYDTKMKSVHRFFEEGDKVKVTLRFRGREMAHQDIGLRLLERVKSETAEIAKVESEPMLEGRQMIMILAPR, from the coding sequence ATGCCGGCCCCGCAGAAGGACGGGCCGCGCGCCAACCGCGACATTCGCGGTGTGCGGGAAGTGCAGCTGATCGACGACACCGGGCAGAACCGCGGCGTCGTTCCCTTCTTCGACGCCCTCAATCTGGCCGAGGAGGCCGGTCTCGATCTCGTGGAGATCGCGCCGAACTCCGTGCCGCCCGTCTGCAAGCTGCTCGATTACGGGCGCTTCCGCTTCAACGAGCAGAAGAAGCAGAACGAGGCCCGCAAGCGGCAGAAGACCGTCGAGGTGAAGGAGATCAAGCTCCGTCCCGGCATCGACAAGCACGACTACGACACTAAGATGAAGTCGGTGCACCGCTTCTTCGAGGAGGGCGACAAGGTCAAGGTGACCCTGCGCTTCCGCGGTCGTGAGATGGCTCACCAGGATATCGGTCTGCGCCTCCTGGAGCGCGTGAAGAGCGAGACCGCCGAGATCGCCAAGGTCGAGAGCGAGCCGATGCTCGAAGGCCGGCAGATGATCATGATCCTCGCGCCGCGCTGA
- a CDS encoding BrnA antitoxin family protein codes for MAEDRNRRRFTDPRAAAEAAFRAATSPKPAAPPPQAVPRPAAIPGSREVVSLRLDSAVLAHFQKDGPGWQDRINEALKALVPAAEA; via the coding sequence ATGGCCGAAGACCGCAATCGCCGCCGCTTCACCGACCCGCGCGCGGCAGCCGAGGCGGCGTTCCGGGCCGCCACGAGCCCGAAGCCCGCTGCCCCGCCGCCGCAGGCGGTACCGCGGCCGGCGGCGATCCCGGGCTCGCGGGAAGTGGTGAGCCTGCGCCTCGACAGCGCCGTGCTCGCGCATTTCCAGAAGGACGGGCCGGGCTGGCAGGACCGCATCAACGAGGCGCTCAAGGCCCTCGTCCCGGCCGCCGAGGCCTGA
- a CDS encoding aldo/keto reductase — MYARSFGATRVSVPVIGQGTWHIDSSDRTDAIRALRAGIDAGMTHIDTAEMYGDAEAIVAAAAADCREEVFLVSKVVPGNATRRGVARACEASLRRLRTDRLDCYLLHWPGQHPLEETIAGFEDLRRAGKILSWGVSNFDVEDLDRALAIAGPDRIACNQVLYHLNERAIEHAVLPWCEKHGVAMVGYSPFGSGDFPDPASAGGRVLAGIAQNHGTTPYAVALAYLTRLPGTFTIPKTGRPDRAIENAGAADLHLGAAEIALIDAHFPRGPRPRMLPML; from the coding sequence ATGTACGCCAGGAGCTTCGGCGCGACGCGCGTCTCTGTGCCGGTGATCGGCCAGGGCACGTGGCACATCGACAGTTCGGACCGGACGGACGCGATCCGGGCACTGCGGGCCGGGATCGACGCCGGCATGACCCATATCGACACCGCTGAGATGTACGGCGACGCCGAGGCGATCGTCGCCGCCGCCGCCGCGGATTGCCGCGAGGAGGTGTTCCTCGTCTCGAAGGTGGTGCCGGGCAACGCGACGCGCCGGGGCGTCGCGCGGGCCTGCGAGGCCTCGCTCCGCCGCCTGCGCACGGATCGGCTGGACTGCTACCTGCTGCACTGGCCGGGCCAGCACCCGCTGGAGGAGACGATCGCGGGCTTCGAGGACCTGCGCCGGGCAGGCAAGATCCTGTCCTGGGGCGTCAGCAACTTCGACGTCGAGGATCTCGATCGCGCCCTCGCCATCGCGGGGCCGGACCGGATCGCGTGCAATCAGGTCCTCTACCACCTGAACGAGCGGGCCATCGAGCACGCCGTGCTGCCCTGGTGCGAGAAGCACGGCGTCGCGATGGTCGGCTACTCGCCCTTCGGCAGCGGCGACTTCCCCGATCCGGCCAGCGCCGGCGGCCGCGTGCTGGCGGGCATCGCGCAGAATCACGGCACGACGCCCTACGCGGTGGCCCTCGCCTACCTGACCCGGCTGCCGGGCACGTTCACGATCCCCAAGACCGGTCGCCCGGACCGGGCCATCGAGAATGCCGGCGCGGCGGACCTGCACCTGGGCGCGGCCGAGATCGCCCTGATCGACGCGCATTTCCCGCGGGGACCGCGCCCCCGGATGCTGCCGATGCTCTGA
- the tolA gene encoding cell envelope integrity protein TolA, with product MSTYTSTDMPAGLGERRPSGLLAAFLVALGLHACVLAAVMLLRLSPPAPPGEQQITVDLAPLMTDAATEAPAEQQMSQEAPPETKPVDAPPDEAVQPPPTEMTEVNPEDTQAVEMPQEAQPVEAQSQVITSASEAAEPLAPPPTEVAKTEEPPKPTPDPAKLKAEREAKLRKVREEKLREQKREEARQERLEEIREAKAKAAREAKAREAKARAGAERSSASASRENAAGRAAAGNDPSAMRQWQGAISAAIHSRMNVNAAVGTGGGTAVVRFTVMRSGQVTGAGVARSSGVGQIDSAALAAVRGSMPAAPSGVTQSSLSISIPLNFRVR from the coding sequence ATGAGCACCTACACGTCGACGGATATGCCGGCCGGTCTCGGTGAGCGCCGCCCGTCCGGGCTGCTGGCCGCCTTCCTGGTTGCTCTGGGCCTGCACGCCTGCGTGCTCGCCGCGGTGATGTTGCTGCGGCTGTCTCCGCCGGCACCGCCCGGCGAGCAGCAGATCACCGTCGACCTTGCGCCGCTCATGACCGACGCGGCCACCGAGGCCCCGGCGGAACAGCAGATGAGCCAGGAGGCGCCGCCGGAGACGAAGCCGGTGGACGCGCCGCCCGACGAGGCCGTCCAGCCGCCGCCGACCGAGATGACCGAGGTGAACCCGGAGGACACCCAGGCGGTCGAGATGCCGCAAGAGGCTCAGCCCGTGGAGGCGCAGAGCCAGGTGATCACCTCCGCGTCGGAGGCCGCCGAGCCGCTGGCACCGCCGCCCACGGAGGTCGCGAAGACCGAGGAGCCGCCGAAGCCGACGCCCGATCCGGCCAAGCTGAAGGCGGAACGGGAAGCCAAGCTGCGCAAGGTCCGGGAGGAGAAGCTCCGCGAGCAGAAGCGCGAGGAGGCGCGGCAAGAGCGCCTGGAGGAGATCCGCGAGGCCAAGGCCAAGGCGGCGCGCGAGGCCAAGGCGCGCGAGGCCAAAGCCCGGGCGGGCGCCGAGCGGAGTTCGGCGTCGGCCTCGCGCGAGAACGCGGCCGGGCGGGCCGCCGCGGGCAACGACCCGAGCGCCATGCGGCAGTGGCAGGGCGCGATCAGCGCGGCGATCCACAGCCGGATGAACGTGAACGCGGCCGTCGGCACCGGCGGCGGGACCGCAGTGGTTCGGTTCACCGTGATGCGCTCGGGCCAGGTGACGGGTGCGGGCGTGGCCCGATCCAGCGGGGTCGGCCAGATCGATAGCGCGGCCCTCGCGGCGGTGCGCGGCTCCATGCCGGCCGCGCCATCCGGCGTGACGCAGTCGAGCCTCTCGATCTCCATTCCGCTCAACTTCCGCGTGCGCTGA
- a CDS encoding alpha/beta hydrolase, whose translation MTDTAPEFLTVGAGDAARRIAVRARAGGGPPVVWLGGFRSDMTATKATALDAWAARTGRALVRFDYAAHGASSGTFTDCTISWWLEDAQAVLAAYVTEAPVLVGSSMGGWIACLAARDRVARGQATAGLVLIAPALDFTEELIWNRLSEAARAMLIRDGVLRKPSDYAPEPDPITRALIDDGRRHCMLGGPVDPACPVHILQGMRDTDVPYTHALKTIDRLPAEGTVLTLIADGDHRLSRPRDIARLVAAVAEVA comes from the coding sequence ATGACGGATACGGCCCCCGAGTTCCTCACCGTCGGCGCGGGTGACGCCGCCCGCCGCATCGCCGTGCGCGCGCGCGCGGGCGGTGGGCCACCCGTGGTCTGGCTCGGCGGGTTTCGCTCCGACATGACCGCCACCAAGGCGACGGCGCTGGATGCCTGGGCCGCGCGGACGGGCCGGGCGCTCGTCCGGTTCGACTACGCCGCGCACGGCGCCTCGAGCGGCACCTTCACGGACTGCACCATCTCGTGGTGGCTCGAGGACGCGCAGGCCGTCCTCGCGGCGTACGTGACGGAGGCCCCGGTCCTAGTCGGCTCGTCGATGGGTGGCTGGATCGCTTGCCTAGCGGCCCGCGACCGGGTCGCCCGCGGGCAGGCAACGGCTGGGCTGGTGCTCATCGCGCCGGCGCTGGACTTCACGGAGGAGCTGATCTGGAACCGTCTCAGCGAGGCGGCCCGCGCGATGCTGATCCGCGACGGCGTCCTCAGGAAGCCCAGCGATTACGCGCCTGAGCCGGACCCGATCACGCGGGCCCTCATCGACGACGGCCGCCGCCACTGCATGCTGGGCGGCCCGGTGGATCCGGCCTGCCCGGTACACATCCTCCAGGGCATGCGGGACACCGACGTCCCCTACACACACGCCCTCAAGACGATCGACCGTCTGCCGGCCGAGGGGACCGTGCTCACACTGATCGCCGACGGCGACCACCGCCTGTCGCGGCCGCGGGATATCGCGCGGCTCGTGGCGGCGGTGGCCGAGGTCGCCTGA
- a CDS encoding ExbD/TolR family protein, with the protein MAMGSIRANDDDDLDDVPMSDINVTPMVDVMLVLLIIFMVAAPLMTTGVPVQLPKTAAPKVAQSKKPAEVTVDKDGNPSIAKEVFTMESIVPRLREMAAADKDQVILVRGDRDVPYGKVMEVMGLVGQAGFTKVSLIAQSPGGAAPAAPAAAPAGTAR; encoded by the coding sequence ATGGCGATGGGATCCATTCGCGCGAACGACGACGACGACCTCGACGACGTGCCGATGTCCGACATCAACGTCACCCCGATGGTCGACGTGATGCTCGTGCTGCTGATCATCTTCATGGTCGCCGCGCCGCTGATGACCACCGGCGTGCCGGTCCAGCTGCCGAAGACCGCGGCCCCCAAGGTCGCGCAGTCGAAGAAGCCCGCCGAGGTGACGGTCGACAAGGACGGCAACCCGTCCATCGCCAAGGAGGTGTTCACGATGGAGAGCATCGTGCCGCGCCTGCGCGAGATGGCGGCCGCCGACAAGGATCAGGTCATCCTCGTGCGCGGCGACCGCGACGTGCCCTACGGCAAGGTCATGGAGGTCATGGGGCTCGTCGGGCAGGCGGGCTTCACCAAGGTGTCGCTGATCGCGCAGTCGCCCGGCGGCGCCGCTCCGGCCGCACCCGCCGCCGCTCCCGCAGGGACCGCGCGCTGA
- a CDS encoding DUF1186 domain-containing protein, whose amino-acid sequence MDRIALLIDDLAAAEYRPKAALREALNHPSAIADATLPLLEAAADGRELAPEETNLLFWGLHVMAHARDTRALAPLLRLLRHDEETLDAVLGDAVTATLAKVVASLFDGEPQPLFRLILDSTVDDHARMALMCACTFLTLEGRIDRAAMHDLLVRFDDAQAAVEDGPAWVGWEETIAHLGFRDLAPRAAAARADGRLTDEVSDADWFKEALRKAETKPDDLDRLGPYQYGYLDDPVEALDWAEEGAGEPQRNPFKDVGRNDPCPCGSGKKFKKCCLGKAEAEGPWMPTVPLGG is encoded by the coding sequence ATGGACCGGATCGCCCTGCTCATCGACGACCTCGCGGCGGCCGAGTACCGGCCGAAGGCGGCGTTGCGGGAGGCCCTCAACCACCCGTCCGCCATCGCGGATGCGACGCTGCCGCTGCTGGAGGCGGCCGCCGACGGGCGCGAGCTGGCGCCGGAGGAGACGAACCTCCTGTTCTGGGGCCTGCACGTCATGGCCCACGCCCGGGACACGCGCGCCCTCGCGCCGCTCCTCAGGCTGCTCCGGCACGATGAGGAGACCCTCGACGCCGTGCTCGGCGATGCCGTCACGGCGACCCTCGCCAAGGTCGTGGCGAGCCTGTTCGACGGCGAGCCGCAGCCGCTGTTCCGGCTGATCCTGGACAGCACAGTGGACGATCACGCGCGCATGGCGCTGATGTGCGCCTGCACCTTCCTGACGCTGGAGGGGCGGATCGACCGGGCCGCGATGCACGATCTGCTGGTCCGGTTCGACGACGCGCAGGCCGCCGTGGAGGACGGTCCGGCCTGGGTCGGCTGGGAGGAGACGATCGCGCATCTCGGCTTCCGGGACCTCGCGCCCCGCGCGGCCGCGGCCCGCGCCGACGGACGGCTGACCGACGAGGTCAGCGACGCCGACTGGTTCAAGGAGGCCCTGCGCAAGGCGGAGACCAAACCGGACGACCTGGACCGGCTCGGCCCCTACCAGTACGGCTACCTCGACGATCCGGTCGAAGCCCTCGACTGGGCCGAGGAGGGTGCGGGCGAGCCGCAGCGCAACCCGTTCAAGGATGTCGGCCGCAACGATCCCTGCCCGTGCGGCTCGGGCAAGAAGTTCAAGAAGTGCTGTCTCGGCAAGGCGGAGGCGGAGGGGCCGTGGATGCCGACGGTGCCCCTAGGCGGATGA
- a CDS encoding Tat pathway signal protein, with protein MLALRAPLYRRRIGRIALDTAACFALSALLVVSALAQDASEKAPIKLQLNKVETAGEACRITMVIDNKGSGLKAYKVDLFAFDPEGVAQKRVAVELGPLPPKKTTVKIFDFPGIACNKVGRVLLNDVLTCDGGDSGREACLERTETDSKAGLPFDR; from the coding sequence GTGCTTGCCCTGCGCGCTCCCCTGTACCGCCGTCGGATCGGGCGCATCGCCCTCGACACGGCGGCCTGCTTCGCGCTCTCGGCGCTCCTCGTCGTGTCGGCCCTGGCGCAGGACGCCTCCGAGAAGGCGCCGATCAAGCTGCAGCTCAACAAGGTCGAGACCGCCGGTGAGGCCTGCCGGATCACCATGGTGATCGACAACAAGGGGTCGGGCCTCAAGGCCTACAAGGTGGATCTGTTCGCCTTCGACCCCGAGGGCGTCGCGCAGAAGCGCGTGGCCGTCGAGCTCGGGCCGCTGCCGCCGAAGAAGACCACCGTGAAGATCTTCGATTTCCCCGGCATCGCCTGCAACAAGGTCGGACGCGTCCTCTTGAACGACGTTCTGACCTGCGACGGCGGCGATTCCGGCCGCGAGGCCTGCCTCGAGCGGACCGAGACCGACAGCAAGGCCGGCCTCCCGTTCGACCGCTGA
- a CDS encoding adenylate/guanylate cyclase domain-containing protein, with the protein MLPAHRIFWGLILLAAAGAGLLYNIIFAAGASPLAGFTYGLCMGATVLAFDRGLILAGLQARIRRLPAWLYVLAAELAYVLMIMAGNALGGLVVWAFALTPDDLTTATRMTARVLAYALAVSGLLVFVIRMRDLIGGEVFVNFMIGRYHKPVAEERVFLFLDVVGSTAFAETHGDLRAQEYLSAVFATLAEPVRRNGGSVDDYIGDLAMVTWPIARGLKDARCVTCVFEVLDRIEADAEAWTARFGTVPRLRAALHGGSVVTAEVGVDRHKIAYFGDAVNVTSRIEALCRPLGVGILISQDLLNRLPRLPAGVRARSLGAHALRGRGAPLSVATLERGPAETAPVADLSPRRAAVAR; encoded by the coding sequence ATGCTGCCGGCTCACCGGATATTCTGGGGTCTGATCCTGCTGGCGGCGGCCGGCGCGGGGTTGCTCTACAACATCATCTTCGCGGCCGGCGCCTCGCCCCTCGCCGGATTCACCTACGGCCTCTGCATGGGCGCCACAGTGCTGGCGTTCGACCGCGGGCTGATCCTCGCCGGCCTGCAAGCGCGGATCCGCCGGCTGCCGGCCTGGCTCTACGTGCTGGCCGCGGAACTCGCCTACGTGCTGATGATCATGGCGGGGAACGCGCTGGGCGGGCTGGTCGTCTGGGCGTTCGCCCTGACACCGGACGACCTCACGACCGCGACCCGCATGACCGCGCGGGTCCTGGCCTACGCCCTGGCCGTGTCGGGCCTGCTGGTCTTCGTCATACGGATGCGCGACCTGATCGGCGGCGAGGTGTTCGTGAACTTCATGATCGGCCGCTACCACAAGCCGGTTGCGGAGGAGCGGGTCTTCCTGTTCCTCGACGTCGTCGGCTCCACGGCCTTCGCGGAGACCCACGGCGACCTGCGAGCCCAGGAATACCTCAGCGCCGTGTTCGCGACGCTCGCCGAGCCGGTGCGGCGCAACGGCGGCTCGGTCGACGACTACATCGGCGATCTCGCCATGGTGACGTGGCCGATTGCCCGCGGCCTGAAGGACGCGCGCTGCGTGACCTGCGTGTTCGAGGTGCTCGACCGGATCGAGGCGGACGCCGAGGCCTGGACCGCGCGGTTCGGCACGGTCCCGCGGCTGCGGGCGGCGCTGCACGGCGGCTCGGTGGTCACGGCCGAAGTCGGGGTCGACCGCCACAAGATCGCGTATTTCGGCGACGCCGTGAACGTGACGTCGCGGATCGAGGCCCTGTGCCGCCCACTCGGCGTCGGCATCCTGATCTCGCAGGATCTCCTCAACCGCCTGCCGCGCCTGCCGGCCGGGGTGCGCGCGCGCTCCCTCGGCGCCCACGCGCTTCGCGGCCGCGGTGCGCCACTCTCCGTCGCGACCCTGGAGCGCGGTCCCGCCGAGACCGCGCCCGTGGCGGATCTGTCGCCCCGACGCGCCGCGGTCGCCCGCTGA
- a CDS encoding DUF1150 domain-containing protein: protein MTDLNPSPLTPADLDPAEFQPADLAALGEGHIAYVRPIRSDEVRRFFPQAPELTPGLDLFALLSASGAPIMLADSRDVVLANAAAHDLQPVSLH from the coding sequence ATGACCGATCTGAACCCGTCTCCTCTGACTCCGGCCGATCTCGATCCGGCCGAGTTCCAGCCCGCCGATCTCGCGGCGCTGGGCGAGGGGCACATCGCCTACGTCCGGCCGATCCGGTCCGACGAGGTCCGCCGCTTCTTCCCGCAGGCCCCCGAGCTGACGCCCGGCCTCGACCTGTTCGCCCTGCTGTCGGCGAGCGGCGCCCCGATCATGCTCGCGGACTCGCGGGACGTGGTCCTGGCCAACGCCGCCGCGCACGACCTGCAGCCCGTCAGCCTGCACTGA
- a CDS encoding MotA/TolQ/ExbB proton channel family protein — protein MDPTQAPIEAAHDFSFLGLFLQADPIVKGVMILLVIASIACWTVVFEKVIRLAAARRQAKAFANLVRSGGSLDGEHRGIAGHVVKAAIDAWRDQDSSETRAERRDRIERAMKGALAIEVKRLRTGLSLLATSGSTAPFVGLFGTVWGIMNSFSSIARSQDTSLAVVAPGIAEALFATAIGLVVAIPAVMAYNKLASDVSGIQSTFSSYISVLGNRLARDRAGAHRAAAE, from the coding sequence ATGGACCCGACACAAGCCCCGATCGAGGCGGCCCACGACTTCTCGTTCCTCGGCCTGTTCCTGCAGGCAGACCCGATCGTGAAGGGCGTGATGATCCTGCTGGTGATCGCCTCGATCGCCTGCTGGACGGTGGTGTTCGAGAAGGTGATCCGGCTCGCCGCCGCGCGGCGCCAGGCCAAGGCCTTCGCGAACCTGGTCCGCTCCGGCGGCAGCCTCGACGGCGAGCATCGCGGCATCGCCGGCCACGTGGTGAAGGCGGCGATCGACGCGTGGCGCGATCAGGATTCCTCCGAGACCCGGGCCGAGCGCCGCGACCGCATCGAGCGGGCCATGAAGGGCGCCCTCGCCATCGAGGTGAAGCGCCTGCGCACCGGCCTGTCGCTGCTGGCGACCTCCGGCTCCACGGCCCCGTTCGTCGGGCTGTTCGGCACCGTCTGGGGCATCATGAACTCGTTCTCGTCCATCGCCCGAAGCCAGGACACCTCGCTCGCCGTGGTGGCGCCGGGCATCGCGGAAGCCCTGTTCGCGACCGCGATCGGTCTCGTCGTCGCGATCCCGGCGGTGATGGCCTACAACAAGCTCGCGAGCGACGTGAGCGGCATCCAGAGCACCTTCTCGTCCTACATCTCGGTTCTGGGCAACCGCCTCGCGCGCGACCGCGCCGGCGCCCACCGCGCGGCCGCCGAGTAG
- a CDS encoding HesA/MoeB/ThiF family protein gives MALVPDEIERYARHLVLAEVGGPGQARIKAARILVVGAGGLGAPLIQYLAAAGIGTIGLVDDDTVSLSNLQRQVIHGTPDLGRPKVESAADAVARLNPHVTVVRHPFRIDPDNAVDLIAGYDLVADGSDNFTTRYAVSDACFRARRPLVTAALGRFDGTLTTIRAHETGPDGTPNPTYRCLFPNPPPPGSVPACAEAGVLGALAGVMGSLMAMEVLRAVAGFGEPLVGRLLMVDARAMRFETLSYGWDPENPLSGSGASSA, from the coding sequence ATGGCCCTCGTTCCCGATGAGATCGAACGTTACGCCCGCCACCTCGTCCTCGCCGAGGTCGGCGGCCCCGGTCAGGCCCGGATCAAGGCCGCCCGGATCCTCGTCGTCGGGGCGGGTGGCCTCGGCGCGCCGCTGATCCAGTACCTCGCCGCCGCCGGGATCGGCACGATCGGCCTCGTCGACGACGATACGGTCTCGCTCTCCAATCTCCAGCGGCAGGTGATCCACGGGACGCCGGATCTCGGTCGGCCGAAGGTCGAGAGCGCGGCCGACGCGGTGGCGCGCCTCAACCCGCACGTGACGGTCGTCCGGCACCCGTTCCGGATCGACCCGGACAACGCCGTCGACCTGATCGCCGGGTACGACCTCGTGGCGGACGGATCCGACAATTTCACCACGCGCTACGCCGTCTCCGACGCCTGCTTCCGCGCGCGCCGCCCGCTGGTCACGGCGGCGCTGGGCCGCTTCGACGGCACGCTGACCACGATCCGGGCGCACGAGACCGGGCCGGACGGGACCCCGAACCCGACCTACCGCTGCCTCTTCCCCAACCCGCCGCCGCCCGGCAGCGTGCCCGCCTGCGCGGAGGCCGGCGTGCTGGGCGCACTGGCCGGCGTCATGGGTTCGCTGATGGCCATGGAGGTGCTGCGCGCCGTGGCGGGCTTCGGCGAGCCCCTCGTCGGGCGCCTCCTGATGGTCGACGCCCGCGCCATGCGGTTCGAGACCTTGAGCTACGGCTGGGATCCCGAGAACCCGCTCAGCGGCAGCGGCGCCTCATCCGCCTAG
- a CDS encoding Hsp20 family protein — translation MTRSSPFGHPFLLGFDEIEQALDRVSKAANDGYPPYNIERLPRTESEPERLRITLAVAGFTRDQLDVMLEESQLVVRGRQVDERERHFLHRGIAARQFQRAFLLADGMEVLGADLANGLLSIDLVRPEPDRIVRKIDIGARG, via the coding sequence ATGACTCGATCCTCGCCCTTCGGGCACCCGTTCCTGCTCGGCTTCGACGAGATCGAGCAGGCCCTCGACCGGGTCTCCAAGGCCGCGAACGACGGCTACCCGCCCTACAACATCGAGCGTCTGCCCCGCACCGAGAGCGAGCCCGAGCGGCTGCGGATCACCCTGGCGGTGGCCGGCTTCACCCGCGATCAGCTGGACGTGATGTTGGAGGAGAGCCAGCTCGTCGTGCGCGGCCGGCAAGTCGACGAGCGCGAGCGGCACTTCCTCCACCGCGGCATCGCGGCGCGCCAGTTCCAGCGGGCCTTTCTGCTCGCGGACGGCATGGAGGTCCTCGGCGCCGACCTCGCCAACGGCCTCCTGTCGATCGACCTGGTCCGGCCGGAGCCGGACCGCATCGTGCGCAAGATCGATATCGGCGCCCGCGGCTGA
- a CDS encoding glycosyltransferase family 4 protein, with protein sequence MAASIWQIPAGGLRVLAEGPRTGEGTHALSGFPAEVGALAGARILQIIPELDAGGAERTAVDVAGGLAAVGARALVATEGGRLVGELQAKGGHWLRFPAASKNPASMAVNVLRLMALCRREKVQIIHARSRAPAWVALGAARRLGLPFVTTYHGSYSGRTGVKVLYNSVMARGDVVIANSHYTADLIHRLHAEQAGDRVRVIHRGTDLAVFNPVAVGAARVEALRRSWNVAPHERVILLAARLTAWKGHRVLIEAAAQMRDRSVPDLAVVLAGDPQGRAAYERELDALIAARGLGGIVRRVGHCTDMPAAFRAASVVAVPSVEPEAFGRSAVEAQALGAPVVVSDLGAVPETVLAPPETPASQRTGWRVPPGDPAALAAALTEALSLGASARDALGRRSRAHVEAHFSLERMVGDTLAVYAGLLGRSA encoded by the coding sequence ATGGCAGCGAGCATTTGGCAGATACCGGCCGGGGGCCTGCGCGTCCTCGCCGAGGGCCCGCGGACGGGCGAGGGAACCCACGCCCTGTCGGGTTTCCCGGCGGAAGTCGGGGCGCTGGCGGGCGCCCGCATCCTGCAGATCATTCCCGAACTCGACGCGGGCGGCGCCGAGCGCACCGCGGTCGATGTCGCGGGCGGCCTCGCGGCCGTGGGCGCCCGCGCCCTGGTGGCGACGGAGGGCGGACGTCTCGTCGGCGAGTTGCAGGCCAAGGGCGGTCACTGGCTGCGATTCCCGGCCGCGTCGAAGAACCCGGCGTCGATGGCGGTGAACGTCCTGCGGCTGATGGCGCTCTGCCGCCGCGAGAAAGTGCAGATCATCCACGCCCGCTCCCGCGCGCCCGCCTGGGTCGCCCTCGGGGCGGCGCGCCGGCTCGGACTGCCGTTCGTCACGACCTATCACGGCAGCTATTCCGGCCGGACCGGCGTGAAGGTGCTCTACAACTCGGTGATGGCCCGCGGCGACGTGGTCATCGCCAACTCGCACTACACCGCGGACCTGATCCATAGGCTCCATGCCGAGCAGGCCGGCGACCGCGTGCGAGTGATCCACCGGGGCACGGACCTCGCCGTGTTCAACCCGGTGGCGGTCGGCGCCGCCCGGGTCGAGGCGCTGCGCCGGAGCTGGAACGTGGCGCCGCACGAGCGGGTGATCCTGCTGGCCGCCCGCCTCACCGCCTGGAAGGGCCATCGCGTGCTGATCGAGGCCGCCGCGCAGATGCGCGACCGCAGCGTTCCCGATCTGGCCGTGGTCCTGGCCGGAGATCCGCAGGGCCGCGCCGCCTACGAGCGCGAGCTCGACGCGCTGATCGCCGCGCGCGGCCTCGGGGGCATCGTCCGCCGGGTCGGGCACTGCACCGACATGCCGGCGGCCTTCCGCGCCGCCTCGGTGGTGGCGGTGCCGTCCGTGGAGCCCGAGGCCTTCGGGCGCTCGGCCGTGGAGGCGCAGGCGCTCGGCGCCCCGGTGGTCGTCTCGGATCTCGGCGCCGTGCCGGAAACGGTGCTGGCACCGCCCGAGACCCCCGCAAGCCAGCGCACCGGATGGCGCGTGCCGCCCGGCGACCCGGCCGCGCTCGCCGCCGCCCTCACCGAGGCGCTCTCCCTCGGCGCGAGCGCCCGCGACGCCCTCGGCCGGCGGAGCCGCGCGCATGTCGAGGCGCACTTCTCCCTCGAGCGGATGGTCGGCGACACTCTGGCGGTCTATGCCGGGCTGCTCGGCCGGTCGGCCTGA
- a CDS encoding YaiI/YqxD family protein — translation MSAAPRPPIYLDADACPVKDETYRVAERYGLTVHVVANSVLNLPREPWIERVVVGPELDAADDWIAARAGPGSIVLTADVPLAARCVKAGATVLAFTGKPFSEAGIGLALATRDLMQSLREAGTITGGPKPFSRADRSAFLSALDRAVNRILRERPKPV, via the coding sequence ATGAGTGCCGCGCCGCGCCCGCCGATCTACCTCGACGCCGATGCGTGCCCGGTCAAGGACGAGACCTACCGGGTCGCCGAACGCTACGGCCTGACCGTCCACGTCGTCGCCAACAGCGTCCTGAACCTGCCGCGCGAGCCCTGGATCGAGCGGGTGGTCGTCGGCCCGGAACTCGACGCCGCCGACGACTGGATCGCCGCGCGGGCCGGACCCGGGAGCATCGTGCTCACCGCCGACGTCCCGCTGGCCGCGCGCTGCGTTAAGGCCGGCGCCACGGTCCTGGCATTCACCGGCAAACCGTTCAGCGAGGCCGGGATCGGTCTCGCCCTCGCCACGCGCGACCTGATGCAATCGTTGCGCGAGGCCGGCACCATCACGGGCGGGCCGAAGCCCTTCTCGCGCGCCGACCGGTCGGCCTTCCTGTCCGCCCTCGACCGGGCGGTGAACCGGATCCTGCGCGAGCGGCCGAAGCCGGTCTGA